One window from the genome of Bacillota bacterium encodes:
- a CDS encoding IS1595 family transposase, with protein MCKQCRRCFNDLSGTVLHRTRLREKWFRYFCLMMGGLSVRETARELGISKNTAFAWRHKVIARLAVLDSRTRLGGIVEADQFFLLKCHKGSPAEARKFRDSAWNLCRGNRTMAPAEARACVVVAADRRGNVMATVMPGESSKGLDQALRDHLEPEARVCVARDMCHWPRPSLDSIGLTWVSKGRNRAFHRDEYSNHPLHHVRNVRSLILGFSRWLLRFRGVATKYLVRYSAWYWQVLSGAAMSRPAAAKRMFMVLLQQFRL; from the coding sequence ATGTGCAAGCAATGCCGCAGGTGCTTCAATGACTTGTCTGGAACGGTGCTGCACCGAACTCGCCTCAGGGAGAAGTGGTTCCGGTACTTCTGCCTTATGATGGGAGGCCTATCAGTGCGTGAGACAGCTCGTGAGCTCGGGATTTCCAAGAACACTGCGTTTGCCTGGCGCCACAAAGTCATTGCTAGGCTCGCGGTTCTTGATTCCCGAACGCGGCTCGGGGGCATAGTCGAGGCTGATCAGTTCTTCCTGCTCAAGTGCCACAAGGGATCGCCAGCGGAAGCCCGGAAGTTCAGAGACTCAGCATGGAACCTGTGCCGTGGAAACAGAACCATGGCTCCCGCGGAGGCAAGAGCATGCGTGGTAGTTGCTGCAGATCGCCGAGGTAACGTGATGGCTACTGTCATGCCCGGGGAGTCCTCGAAAGGTCTTGACCAGGCACTCAGGGATCATCTGGAGCCGGAGGCTCGTGTGTGCGTTGCAAGGGATATGTGCCACTGGCCGAGACCTTCCCTCGATAGCATCGGGCTCACCTGGGTTTCGAAGGGGCGGAACAGGGCATTCCACAGAGACGAGTACTCCAATCACCCACTTCACCACGTGCGGAACGTGCGGTCTCTGATACTCGGATTCTCTCGGTGGCTGCTGAGGTTTAGAGGGGTGGCAACGAAATACCTTGTCAGGTATAGCGCGTGGTACTGGCAGGTCCTCAGTGGAGCGGCGATGAGTAGACCTGCTGCGGCCAAGAGGATGTTCATGGTCCTGCTGCAGCAATTCCGGCTCTAG
- a CDS encoding ABC transporter substrate-binding protein, with protein MALKMWKTAVLTVALAVLIATCGLPAVSAGPSRIRIADQFGLGYAPVTIMTELRLLEKHYPGLKVERRILGSGGPVREAMVAGQIDVGFMGIPHYLIGYSKGIDFKITAGLTIMPLLLLTYRTDIRSIRDFKPTDKIGMPGPGSNQHMLLSMASEIEFGNPTALDANVVAMPHPDAAALLGAKRELAAHYSSPPYQFETLKREGFHVVANGNDAFGEPFTFLVCVTTGRFVKEHPDIYDALVRALGEAVELLRDRPHEAARILATVDKSVTEESYYCYITWEGVEWATTPRGIMRWATFMKKSGYIDKIPNHWTDTVWDNLKGANGS; from the coding sequence ATGGCTTTGAAGATGTGGAAGACTGCAGTGCTGACGGTCGCCTTGGCGGTTCTGATTGCCACGTGCGGCCTGCCGGCGGTGAGTGCGGGACCCTCCAGGATCCGCATAGCCGACCAGTTCGGACTGGGGTACGCCCCGGTCACGATCATGACCGAACTCAGACTACTCGAGAAGCATTACCCCGGGCTCAAGGTGGAGCGAAGGATTCTTGGATCCGGAGGGCCTGTCCGCGAAGCCATGGTAGCCGGGCAGATCGACGTTGGGTTCATGGGGATACCCCACTATCTGATAGGATACTCAAAAGGGATCGATTTCAAGATCACAGCAGGGCTCACAATAATGCCTCTACTTCTTCTGACTTACCGTACCGACATCAGATCGATCCGCGACTTCAAACCAACCGACAAGATCGGGATGCCGGGACCCGGGAGCAACCAGCATATGCTCCTCTCAATGGCATCCGAGATAGAGTTCGGCAACCCTACGGCCCTGGATGCAAACGTGGTCGCCATGCCCCATCCGGACGCAGCTGCGCTGCTCGGGGCCAAGAGGGAGCTTGCGGCCCACTACAGTTCGCCCCCTTACCAGTTTGAGACCCTAAAGCGCGAAGGCTTCCATGTGGTGGCCAACGGCAACGATGCCTTCGGTGAGCCGTTCACGTTCTTGGTGTGCGTGACAACCGGCAGGTTCGTCAAGGAGCATCCGGACATCTACGATGCATTGGTTCGAGCACTCGGGGAGGCGGTCGAACTCCTCCGGGATCGCCCACACGAGGCAGCGCGCATCCTCGCGACTGTCGACAAATCCGTAACCGAGGAGTCCTACTACTGCTACATAACCTGGGAAGGCGTGGAATGGGCCACGACCCCTAGGGGGATCATGCGGTGGGCGACCTTCATGAAGAAATCCGGGTATATAGACAAGATCCCGAACCACTGGACTGACACAGTCTGGGATAACCTCAAGGGAGCAAACGGCTCGTAG
- a CDS encoding ABC transporter ATP-binding protein, with the protein MRDAPKLEVRELTVHYETPRGVLVALDRVSLVAPEGERIVVLGPSGCGKSTLLKAVGGFVKPSCGEIRVAGRLVTGPGPDRMMMFQEFDQLLPWKTVLQNVTYAIEVTGRFARGEAGERALEFLDAVGLYEFRDFYPHTLSGGMKQRAAMARALAVGPDVLLMDEPFGSLDAQSREALQLELLRVWEKTRTTIVFVTHSIDEAVLLGQQILIMTESPGRMKQIMDNSVGSADEGRTPEFWDVCREIRGLLQVPTMGA; encoded by the coding sequence GTGAGGGACGCCCCTAAACTGGAGGTCCGTGAACTCACCGTTCATTACGAGACACCCCGTGGAGTGCTTGTTGCCCTGGACCGAGTCTCACTGGTGGCCCCGGAGGGGGAACGCATCGTCGTCCTTGGGCCCAGTGGTTGCGGAAAGTCCACGCTCCTGAAAGCGGTGGGAGGTTTCGTCAAACCATCGTGCGGGGAGATCAGAGTGGCAGGGAGACTCGTCACCGGACCAGGACCGGACAGGATGATGATGTTTCAGGAGTTCGACCAACTCCTCCCGTGGAAGACAGTGCTGCAGAATGTGACTTATGCCATAGAGGTCACGGGCCGGTTTGCCCGTGGCGAAGCAGGAGAGCGTGCCCTCGAGTTCCTCGACGCGGTAGGTCTATACGAGTTCAGGGACTTCTACCCACACACCCTGTCGGGTGGGATGAAGCAGCGTGCAGCAATGGCACGCGCGTTGGCAGTCGGGCCGGATGTGCTACTGATGGATGAGCCGTTCGGGAGTCTCGACGCTCAATCCCGTGAGGCACTTCAACTGGAATTGCTGCGAGTGTGGGAGAAGACCCGGACCACGATAGTGTTCGTAACCCACTCTATAGATGAGGCAGTCCTCCTTGGCCAACAGATCCTTATCATGACGGAGTCTCCGGGTCGGATGAAGCAGATAATGGACAACTCGGTTGGGTCAGCAGATGAAGGAAGGACGCCTGAGTTCTGGGATGTGTGCAGGGAGATTCGTGGGCTGCTTCAAGTGCCGACGATGGGGGCATAG
- a CDS encoding ABC transporter permease gives MRVNQKLLIVAGLLVAWEVITVARNVDPNLFPRASAVFIRLATLFTSGELIPYVRNTMSTLAAAVAMGISAAAVLTSLAVLTQFGRNLLSVMASMFNPLPAVALLPLAIIWFGLGRGALLFVIAHSIVWSLSLATLSGFLTASRTLVQVGQNLGLKGWRLVRDIYMPAALPHILTGLRISWAYAWRTLIAAELVFGVSGTGGSLGWFIYQKRYFMETTSMFAALLVIIVIGLIVNSIFLTVERHTVVKWGMSV, from the coding sequence ATGCGAGTAAACCAGAAACTTCTGATCGTTGCGGGCCTCCTCGTTGCTTGGGAAGTGATTACAGTCGCACGGAACGTTGACCCGAACCTCTTTCCGCGGGCCAGTGCGGTGTTCATCCGCCTCGCGACCCTATTCACTTCGGGCGAACTGATCCCCTATGTGCGGAACACCATGTCGACTCTGGCGGCGGCCGTGGCGATGGGCATTTCAGCCGCAGCCGTGCTGACTTCTCTCGCGGTCCTCACGCAGTTCGGCCGGAACCTTCTGTCTGTGATGGCGTCGATGTTCAACCCGCTGCCTGCCGTGGCACTTCTCCCGCTCGCCATCATCTGGTTCGGGCTGGGCCGGGGGGCGCTCCTCTTTGTGATCGCCCACTCCATTGTCTGGTCTCTTTCGCTCGCGACCCTTTCTGGGTTTCTTACAGCCTCCAGGACGTTGGTGCAGGTAGGGCAGAACCTGGGGCTCAAAGGATGGCGGCTGGTCCGGGACATCTACATGCCAGCAGCGTTACCCCACATACTTACCGGCCTCAGGATCAGCTGGGCCTATGCCTGGAGAACCCTGATCGCTGCCGAGCTCGTCTTCGGGGTCAGCGGAACCGGAGGGTCATTGGGTTGGTTCATATATCAGAAGAGATACTTCATGGAGACCACTTCCATGTTTGCAGCCCTTCTGGTGATTATAGTGATTGGGCTCATCGTCAACTCGATCTTCTTGACGGTTGAGAGGCACACGGTCGTGAAGTGGGGGATGTCGGTCTGA